The following proteins are co-located in the Citrobacter freundii ATCC 8090 = MTCC 1658 = NBRC 12681 genome:
- the mppA gene encoding murein tripeptide ABC transporter substrate-binding protein MppA: protein MQHSVSVTCCALLVSSISLSWAADVPSGTVLAEKQELVRHIKDEPASLDPAKAVGLPEIQVIRDLFEGLVNQNEKGEIVPGVATQWKSNDNRIWTFTLRDNAQWADGTPVTAQDFVYSWQRLVDPKTLSPFAWFAALAGINNAQAIIDGKATPDKLGVSAVDARTLKVQLDKPLPWFANLTASFAFYPVQKANVESGKEWTKPGNLIGNGAYVLKNRVVNEKLEVVPNTHYWDNAKTVLQKVTFLPINQESAATKRYLAGDIDITESFPKNMYQKLLKDIPGQVYTPPQLGTYYYAFNTQKGPTADSRVRLALSMTIDRRLMAEKVLGTGEKPAWHFTPDVTAGFVPEPSPFEQMSQEELNAQAKTLLRAAGYGPQKPLKLTLLYNTSENHQKIAIAVASMWKKNLGVDVKLQNQEWKTYIDSRNTGNFDVIRASWVGDYNEPSTFLSLLTSTHTGNISRFNNPAYDKVLTQATLENTEKARNADYNAAEKILMEQAPIAPIYQYTNGRLIKPWLKGYPITNPEDVAYSRTMYIVKH, encoded by the coding sequence ATGCAGCATTCTGTTTCAGTAACCTGTTGTGCGTTGTTGGTTAGCAGCATTTCTTTATCCTGGGCTGCTGATGTTCCCAGCGGAACGGTACTGGCAGAGAAACAAGAACTGGTGCGTCATATAAAAGACGAACCGGCGTCGCTTGATCCGGCAAAGGCCGTCGGGCTCCCTGAGATTCAGGTAATTCGTGATTTATTTGAAGGGCTGGTCAACCAGAATGAGAAGGGTGAGATCGTACCTGGCGTCGCTACCCAGTGGAAGAGTAACGATAACCGCATCTGGACGTTTACGCTGCGCGACAATGCGCAATGGGCGGATGGTACGCCCGTAACGGCGCAGGATTTTGTCTACAGCTGGCAGCGTCTGGTTGATCCAAAAACGCTGTCGCCGTTTGCCTGGTTTGCTGCGCTGGCGGGCATTAATAATGCTCAGGCTATTATCGATGGCAAAGCCACGCCTGATAAACTTGGCGTTAGTGCTGTCGATGCACGGACATTGAAAGTTCAACTGGATAAACCGCTGCCCTGGTTTGCCAATCTGACGGCGAGTTTTGCATTTTATCCGGTACAAAAAGCCAACGTTGAGAGCGGCAAAGAGTGGACCAAACCGGGTAACCTGATTGGTAACGGCGCCTATGTGCTAAAAAATCGCGTCGTGAACGAAAAACTGGAAGTTGTCCCGAACACGCATTATTGGGACAACGCCAAAACAGTGCTGCAAAAAGTTACCTTCCTGCCAATTAACCAGGAATCGGCAGCGACCAAGCGCTATCTTGCTGGTGATATTGATATCACAGAATCCTTCCCGAAAAATATGTACCAGAAACTGTTGAAGGATATCCCGGGTCAGGTTTACACCCCGCCGCAGCTTGGTACTTATTATTATGCCTTTAATACCCAGAAGGGACCGACTGCCGATTCACGCGTGCGTCTGGCGCTCAGCATGACTATCGATCGTCGCCTGATGGCGGAGAAGGTGCTGGGTACCGGTGAGAAGCCAGCATGGCATTTTACGCCGGATGTAACGGCAGGATTTGTGCCGGAACCTTCACCGTTTGAGCAAATGAGTCAGGAAGAATTGAATGCGCAGGCGAAAACGCTGCTGCGTGCGGCGGGCTATGGTCCACAGAAACCGCTTAAACTGACGCTGCTGTACAACACCTCAGAAAATCATCAGAAGATTGCTATCGCAGTGGCTTCTATGTGGAAGAAAAACCTCGGTGTTGACGTGAAACTGCAGAACCAGGAGTGGAAAACGTATATCGACAGCCGTAATACCGGTAATTTTGATGTGATCCGTGCCTCCTGGGTGGGCGACTACAATGAGCCTTCTACGTTCCTGTCATTATTAACATCGACCCATACGGGCAATATCTCCCGCTTTAATAATCCGGCATACGATAAAGTGTTGACTCAGGCTACTCTGGAGAATACAGAAAAAGCGCGCAATGCCGATTATAACGCTGCGGAGAAGATTCTGATGGAACAGGCACCTATTGCGCCGATTTATCAGTATACCAACGGGCGTTTAATTAAACCGTGGCTAAAAGGGTATCCGATTACTAACCCTGAAGATGTGGCCTATAGCCGCACAATGTATATCGTTAAGCACTGA